From the Gemmatimonadales bacterium genome, the window GGCCGGAAGCCCTCCCGGAACTTGATCTTGAGATTCATCTGCGCCTGCATGCGGGGGCTTCGCGGGTCGCCTAGGATACTCCGCGCCCCGAGCGCGCGCGGGCCGAATTCCATCCGGCCGTTGAACCAGCCCACAATTCGCTCGTCCGCCAGCTCTCGTGCGACCCGGTCCAGCAACTCGTCCCGGTCGAGCCGCGTCGCGACGGCGTTGGATGCCGCGAGAAAGCGTTCGATCTCATCCGGCGAGAATTCGGGGCCGAGATATGACCCCCGCATGGCGTCGCGCCCCGGCGTCACGCGCCGCGGTTTCCCGTGGACTCGATGGTGGATGAGCTGCGCCACGCCGAGCGCCCCGCCGGCATCGCCCGAGGCGGGCTGGATCCAGATCGCGTCGAAAGGCCCCTCCCGCAGAAGCCGCCCGTTGGCCACGCAGTTGAGCGCCACGCCGCCGGCGAGGCAAAGCCGCGAGAGCCCGGTCTCCCGGTGCACCGTGCGCCCAAGCCGGAGCACCACTTCCTCGCACACGACCTGGACCGAGCGCGCGAGATCCATCTCCTTCTGCGTCAGCTTCGATTCGGGCACCCGCGGCGGCCCACCGAACAGCCGACTGAAGGCACCGTTCGTCATCGTGAGGCCACCCAGGTAATTGAAGTACGCTTGGTTCAGTCGGAACGAGCCGTCCTCGCGCAGGTCGATCAGCTCCCGAAGAATCAGATCCACGTACTTGGGCCGCCCGTAGGGGGCCAAGCCCATCACCTTGTACTCACCGGAGTTCACCTTGAACCCGGTGTAGTAGGTGAACGCGGAGTAGAGCAGCCCGAGCGAATCGGGCCAGTGGAGTTCTTTGAGGATCTCGAGATCGGCTCCGCGTCCCACCCCGTACGACGTCGTCGCCCACTCTCCGACGCCGTCCATCGTGAGGATCGC encodes:
- a CDS encoding carbamoyltransferase, with protein sequence MNGAAGSYVLGISAYYHDSAACLLRDGEILAAAQEERFTRKKGDASFPTHAVAYCLQSAGIEPQDVAAAGFYDKPLLKFERILETYLGIAPRGVPSFLKAGPLWIKEKIFTHRDLRASLGRYEGPIFYAEHHESHAASAFFPSPFEEAAILTMDGVGEWATTSYGVGRGADLEILKELHWPDSLGLLYSAFTYYTGFKVNSGEYKVMGLAPYGRPKYVDLILRELIDLREDGSFRLNQAYFNYLGGLTMTNGAFSRLFGGPPRVPESKLTQKEMDLARSVQVVCEEVVLRLGRTVHRETGLSRLCLAGGVALNCVANGRLLREGPFDAIWIQPASGDAGGALGVAQLIHHRVHGKPRRVTPGRDAMRGSYLGPEFSPDEIERFLAASNAVATRLDRDELLDRVARELADERIVGWFNGRMEFGPRALGARSILGDPRSPRMQAQMNLKIKFREGFRPFAPSVLRERVSEYFELDSDSPYMLLVAPVRRERQIPMTDAQQALWGIDQLNVVRSDLPAITHIDYSARVQTVTHHTNPDYYDLIRAFERLTGCGVLVNTSFNVRGEPIVCTPADAYQCFMRTEIDLLVLGPYLLEKRDQPAYKGGLEWQREFQLD